The DNA window AGTAATCAAATGATCTTTGAGTTCGTTCATTGATCCTCTTGAAATCATATAAAATCTAATTGTATCTTTATAATGAAATCTACCATAACCTTCAGCAATATTGGCTGTACAACTCACAGCAGCTTTTCTTATTTGGTTATTCAAATTATACTTTTCTTCAACTGGAAACATACTAATATACTAATATTTTATTATGAAAGAACAGTTTCAATTCCCTTGCTTTATTCCAGGCGCTGCTAAAGAGGCAAATTCTTTTTGTTCTTCATAATCTGGAAGAGGCTCCCTCACCTCGAGTTTATCAAAAGAATATGT is part of the candidate division KSB1 bacterium genome and encodes:
- a CDS encoding four helix bundle protein, producing the protein MFPVEEKYNLNNQIRKAAVSCTANIAEGYGRFHYKDTIRFYMISRGSMNELKDHLITCLDLKYIGESLFNEGLTSEDTARKTLNGYINFVKRRMRNEE